The genomic window gggaacccactgtgcatagtacgagaagaagcctaagcatcttctcagtgctttgacgctaatgggcaggggaagttcgaggagaggacgcatacggtctggatcagggccaaggaccccgttttccaccacgtatccgaggatagctaggcggcgcatgcgaaatacacacttctccctgttgtaggtcagattcaggcgagatgcagtgcgtaagaatctaaaaaggttggcatcgtggtcctgctggtcatggccacagatggtgacattatccaggtacgggaaggtagcccgcagcccgttctggtccaccattcggtccatagcacgctggaagaccgagaccccattcgtgacaccaaaaggaacccttaaaaaatggtacaggcgcccatccgcctcaaaggccgtgtattttcggtcctctgggcgaatggggagttggtggtaagcagattttaagtcgatggtggagaacacccggtactgcgcaatctggttgaccatgtcagatatgcgcgggaggggatacgcatccagctgcgtgtatctgttaatggtctgactatagtctatgaccatccggggtttgttcccattcttaaccatcatgacttgcgctctccagggactagcgctaggttggatgatccctcccttgaggagccgctgaacttcagatcgaatgaagatccgatcctcagcgctgtaacgcctgctctttgttgcgatgggcttgcagcctggcacgagattctggaatagggagggtgtggtaatcctaagcgttgagaggctacatgtggagcgcgttgggcaatttagaggctgcgggtctcccactgaaagcggagggagtggcccaccgtactgcagcgTTACACTCTTCacgtggaccataaaatctagtcctaggagtattggcgcgcaaagatgcggtaacacaaggagcttgaagttctcgtagactgtgtcctgcaccgtcagattgaccacgcaactccctagcacggtgacagaccgggaccttgaagccatcgaaattgtctgcttgacagtccgaatctggagaccacaccgcttcacggtgtctggatgaatgaagctctccgtgctcccgctgtcaaacagacaataaatcgggcgtttgtttacctgtatgtccatcatggacttgtcgagtctgtgaggcttggcctggtccaggatgattgacgccaccgttggttcatgggtgcaactgcaggcagctgagatggttgatgacgacccttgctggtcattcgtggtcggtgccgaccaaaatggctgcccccattggtcgcacgtggacgatggcgccaaaacctgcggcccctgcaggtcgcacgtgtcttgcaactccgtcgttcggaatggcgacgtcctggaatcgcacgtggcagaagaccttgaagatgcagaagacaaggaggccggctccggggagtcacacgccgcactgctggtcttggatgaaagtttggaccggcataccttggaatagtgccccttcttgcctcaggcggagcacaacaccgcattagctggacatcgctgccgagggtgtttcacccccccacagaagtaacaccgcgggccacctggagctgccgccgtcgtcaggcccgagggtgggaacgcaatcgcgcagtttttcggtcccgctgaatgaagtggggtcagtgactgcccctgccacgctgtctccacgtggtcgtcggggtacatcgccagacttttggaggccgattctagagtgtcagctaactctatggatttagtgaggtcgaggttaccttgctccaacagccgaaggcggatgtacgatgagccgattcccgccacgaacgcatctcgagctaggtcgttcatgtactgggctgccgacactgccttgcagttgcaggctctggctagctgctgaagctcgcacgcgtactgttccgtcgtttcgccgggctgccgccgtcgagtggctagaagatatcgagcatggatctcattcggcggtttgttgtatcgcttcttgagaagctcaagggcccctttgtagtcggtggctgcacggatcgctaggtatacagcgtcgcttaccctcgcgtggaggacccggagtctgtcggcgtcgttgttgaccgctgtggaggcgtcgaggtaatcctggaaacgcttcaaccagtggtcaaaaGTGTTCGATGCGCCTGCCGCACGTGGCTCCaatgtaagccgttcgggtttaagcatttgctccatgttttctttgtcgttcacaaaaaaaaagaatttatttgttggcaataaaattgatgcacgataaatcacacgagaggcgtgatgtactcgagaaataaaggcttttattgccaacaataacagagctaccatatacagtatacgatcccagactaaagggtcaccaggcagagcagtgacctttatacctctcccaggaggcggagccgactagtgtgtaccataacaactatattaacaggtagaacagcccaaccctaaccccaacagtaacatatctacagactcatagtactggccagaccatggctcagcactacctggtgggaaccaacaatggttcaccacaatgggcatcgctggctgggccagcatttattgcccatctctagttgcctttggtgggcagttgagagtcaaccacattgctgtggctctggagtcacatgtaggcccgatcaggtgaggacggcagattttcttccctaaaggacattagtgaactagatgggtttttctgacactcacaatggtttcatggttatcaacagattcttaattccagatttttttaaattgaatttaaattccaccatctgccgtggcaggattcgaaccctggtctttagaacattaactgaatttctggattaatagtccagcgataaaaccacgaggccatcgtctccccacgaTGTGATTCAGACTGATTTGGCAACATCCACTTGTGCTCGTGAGGTCATGGTTTGTTTACATGTCATGTTTAATCTCTCTGACACGTCCAATGATTAACTGAAGAAGAATTTATTTTCTGAAGCAGTGGTTCTTGTCGAAACTTTATCTTGTGAAACTCTTTCGAGTCCCGTTCTACTTGTATGTCCAAGGATCTCATTTCTGGTTACACTCTGGtgaaacgtgtgtgtgtgtgtgcgtgtgcctgtgtgtgtgtgtgtgtgtgtgtgtgtgtgactgtgtgtgtgtgtgagactgtgtgtgtgactgtgtgtgtgtgtgactgtgtgtgtgactgtgtgtgtgtgtgactgtgcgtgtgtgtgtgagactgtgtgtgtgtgtgtgcctgtgtgtgtgtgtgtgtgtgtgtgactgtgtgtgtgcgtgtgtgtgtgtctgtgactgtgtgtgtgcgtgtgcctgtgcgtgtgtgtgtgtgtgtgtgtgtgtgtgtgactgtgtgtgtgtgtgtgagactgtgtgtgtgtgtgagactgtgtgtgtgtgtgagactgtgtgtgtgactgtgtgtgtgtgtgactgtgcgtgtgtgtgtgagactgtgtgtgtgtgtgagactgtgtgtgtgtgtgagactgtgtgtgtgactgtgtgtgtgtgtgactgtgcgtgtatgtgtgactgtgtgactgtgtgtgtgtgtgagactgtgtgtgtgactgtgtgtgtgtgtgtgtgtgtgtgtgtgtgtgtgactgtgcgtgtgtgtgtgactgtgtgtgtgtgtgtgtgactgtgtgactgtgtgtgtgtatgtgtgtgactgtgtgactgtgtgtgtgtgtgtgactgtgtgactgtgtgtgtgcgtgtgtgactgtgcgtgtgtgtgtgactgtgtgtgtgtgtgactgtgcgtgtgtgtgactgtgcgtgtgtgtgtgactgtgtgtgtgtgtgactgtgtgtgtgtgtgactgtgcgtgtgtgtgtgactgtgtgtgtgtgtgactgtgcgtgtgtgtgtgactgtgtgtgtgtgtgtgtgtgtgtgactgtgtgtgtgtgtgtgagactgtgtgtgtgactgtgtgtgtgtctgtgactgtgtgtgtgtgtgtgtgtgtgtgtgtgtgagtgtctgttacGTGCACATGTGTTGTATCAGTGTGTATTTATGTGTATGTTTTTCTGTACATGTTTGGGCAGCTGCATGTGTGTGATGTCAGGGGCGGCCTGATggtacagtgtttagcactgctgcctcacagcaccagggacctggcttcgatacccagcttggaccactgtctgtgtggaatctgtacgctctccttatgtctgtgtgggtttcctccgggtgctccggtttcctcccacatctgaaagatgtgctggttagggtgcattggccgtgctaaattctccctcagtgtacccgaacaggcaccggagtgtgacgacgaggggattttcacagtaacttcatagcagtgttaatgtatgcatacttgtggctaataaatagaTAACTAAGCTTTTATTTATGTGTGAATGTCTTAtgtctttgtgtgtctgtgtgtgttcacgtgtttgtgtgtgtgtttatgcatgtgttttgtgtgtgtgtgtttgtgcgtctgTGTCTGTCTTATGTGTGCGTgcattctgtgtgtgagcgtttatgtgtgtttgcatgtgtgttttatttttatGTACACGTGCTGTCGAGTGGTTAAATGAAAATGTGTTTGTCCGTTTGTGGTGTGGGGTAAAGTTTATATTTATGTATGCGTTTGAGACTTCATGCATGTGCctcagcgtgtgtgtgttggggaatGTTTGTGTGCCTGCATGTGTGGGAGACTATCTGCGTGTCTGACtacgtgtgtacgtatgtgtaaGGTAAGTttggtttgtgtatgtgtgtgtgtgtgtctgcatctctgaatgtcggtgttggagtgtgtgtgcagATAGGTGTACACATGTATAGCAGGTGAGAGTGTGTACACGTCTGTATATAACAGTAGCGATGTAATTACACCCTCACACCActcgtgcggcacggtagcacagtggttagcactgctgcctcacagctccagggacccgggttcgattcctggctcgggtcattgtggagtctgcacgtcctccccgtgtcgggttttctccgggtgctccggtttcctcccacagtctgaaagacgtgctggttcgggcgcattggccgtgctaaattctccctcagtgttacccgaacaggcgccggagtgtggcgactaggggattttcacagtatcttcattgcagtgttaatgtaagcctacttgtgacaaataaataaatgttaaatttGGAGGTACTGCGTCACaagctgtcactctctgtcctgcCGTAACTGCTGCACGCCCCCGATCACACCCGCACCGCAGGCTCTCCCATTGTTAACTGTTCTGTCACATTGAAAAAGACCAAGACATTGGCCAGAAACAGATTAACGTGGGGATTTCAATGACCAATCGGTCCCGCTGCTGATCGACCAGTCCTCCCTCCAAACCTGCCCTTGCTTCGAAAGGTGATGTTGAACGCAGGCCTCCCTCTGCAGCACAGCCTCCTCCAATGGAAGGTGTCACTGGCGAAGGAATAGATGACGGGGTCCAGGCAGCTGTTGAGACTGGCCAGGGCCATGGTGACACGTCTGGCCGAGTAGGTGAACTggatgaggctgcagctggacagcACCTTGATCCGCCGGAGGGTGTGGATGAGCTGGATGAGATGGTAAGGGACAAAGCAAATGATGAAGACCAGGAGGACCAGAAGCACCATGCGGAGGGCTTTCCTCTTCACCCTGTGCACCGTGTCTTTGCCGGCTGCATGTTCCAGCAGCTTCCGGGCGATGAGGGGGTAGCAGACGATGATAATCACCAACGGGATGAAGAAGCCAATGACCGCGGCGGCGATGCTGATCCCAGAGATGCGTCGGTTCCAGGAATTGGAAGAGAAGTTCTCCAGACAGGCCGTCTTGCCATTGGGGAACTTGCTGGTCAGCGGCTGCCCAATGGTCAGGTACAGAAGGCTGGAGGCCAGGAGAAGCCAGAGGAGGCAGCAGATGAGTAGGCCATAGCAGGGCCGGCGCAGATGCAGTGACCTGATGGGATAGACCACCGCGACGTAGCGATCCAGGCAGATGCAGGTGAGGAACAGAGTGCTGCCGTACATGTTGGCGAAGAAGAGGGAACCAGTCACCTTGCACGCCAGCTCCCCGAAGGCCCAGTCGTTGCCCATGGCGTGATAGGCCACTTTGAATGGAAGCAGGGCGGCAAAGATGAGGTCGATGGTGGCCAAGTTGGCCATGAACACGTCTGAGGGAGAGAACGCACTCTTCTTCCTGAAGATGTACCACAGGACGCAGCAGTTGGACACGGTGCCAAAGGCGAACACCACGCTATAGACCACAGGAAACATGATGTACTGGAAGTTGGCACTGTACTGGCATTCCTGTGTGCTGTTGGCATCTGTGaaattggcactgcccacagtgTCGACACTGATTGGAATTGATGTGAACGAACTCCACCCGGAATGCCAGTCCCTCTCTGTCAGGGTGAAGTCAgcttcaggggtcagtgctgtcgGGTGGGCCATGCTCAATAGAATCTGAAATTGGAACAATATCGTAACAAGAGTTAGAGTGTACGGGTTTGGagttgaatttatttttaattttattaatgtcacaagtaggtttacattaattctgcaatgggtggcacggtggttagcactgctgcctcacagcgccagggacccgggttcatagaacatagaacagtacagcacagaacagacccttcggccctcgatgttgtgccgagctttatctgagaccaagatcaagccatcccactccctatcatcctggtgtgctccatgtgcctatccaataaccgcttgaaagttcctaaagtgtccaactccaacatcacagcaggcagtccattccacaccccaaccactctctgagtaaagaacctacgtcggacatccctcctatacctcccaccatgaaccttatagttatgcccccaagtaatagcTACATTCAcatgaggaaatagtctctgaacgttcactctatctatcccccttatcatcttataaacctctattaagtcgcctctcatcctcatctgctctaaagagaaaagcccgagctccctcaacctttcctcataagacctaccctccaaaccaggcagcatcctggtaaatctcctctgcactctttccagtgcttccacatccttcttatagtgaggtgaccagaattgcacacaatattccaaatgtggtctcaccaaggtcctgtacagttgcagcataacccccatggctcttaaactccaaccccctgttaataaacgctaacacactataggccttcttcacggctctatccacttgagtggcaacctttagagatctgtggatatgaaccccaagatctctctgttcctccacagtcttcagaaccctacctttgaccctgtaatccacattcaaattaggccttccaaaatgaatcacctcacatttatcagggttaaactccatttgccatctttttggcccagctttgcatcctatctctatctctttgcagcctacaacagccctccagctcatccactactccaccaatcttggtgtcatcagcaaatttactgacccacccttcaaccccctcctccaagtcattgataaaa from Mustelus asterias chromosome 31, sMusAst1.hap1.1, whole genome shotgun sequence includes these protein-coding regions:
- the LOC144481612 gene encoding lysophosphatidic acid receptor 6-like, with the protein product MAHPTALTPEADFTLTERDWHSGWSSFTSIPISVDTVGSANFTDANSTQECQYSANFQYIMFPVVYSVVFAFGTVSNCCVLWYIFRKKSAFSPSDVFMANLATIDLIFAALLPFKVAYHAMGNDWAFGELACKVTGSLFFANMYGSTLFLTCICLDRYVAVVYPIRSLHLRRPCYGLLICCLLWLLLASSLLYLTIGQPLTSKFPNGKTACLENFSSNSWNRRISGISIAAAVIGFFIPLVIIIVCYPLIARKLLEHAAGKDTVHRVKRKALRMVLLVLLVFIICFVPYHLIQLIHTLRRIKVLSSCSLIQFTYSARRVTMALASLNSCLDPVIYSFASDTFHWRRLCCRGRPAFNITFRSKGRFGGRTGRSAAGPIGH